ACTAAATGCATTATTAAAGtaagttttaaataaataaattagccCTGTGTGGTCTCCACTCCTCGGTGGAGCTCCTGGGGTGAGTGGTACACGCGACACCTGTTGGCAATTATGTCTTCTAGTAGACAAGTTTATCAAGGACAGGTGGTGCCTCAGTTCTCTGCCAGACTGCCTCCTCAATCATGGTGACAATCAGGCCTTTTCTGTCTGTCCTTACTCACTTACTTGCCTTTTCTTTTCCCCTTGCAGTTATATATCTAGAAGCCTTGTTATGTTGGGAAATTACTTTTGAATGTCTTGAGCATATCTCCAGTAAATCAGCTCCTCTTTGGCACCATTGTGTCAATATCCGGGCGATGTGTGCCCCTGCTAGAATCCAACCAGCAACTCTTTGCTTGCCAAGCCAATGAGTTAGCACACGACCCAAGCAGAGGTGTACTATCAAAGAGTCAAGTAATaatcataaatacatttctgtCCTTGTGAAAGATTTTTTGAAGCTGGCTACTAACAGGTCACGTTCTTGATTTTGCTTGTTAATCGATGTTTCTTGGAGTCTGGCTACCACTACTGTCAGTCAGATACATAatgtataaatacatacctcatcACACATCAGTAAGCTGAGAACGACAGTAAGAAAGCCAGTGGATGGATAAGCTCCCTTCCTTCTTAGCCAGACTTCATGAACATATTTCATGAAAGCTGGATGAAGGATCCTCACCTGTTATGAATCAGACACAGCCTTAAATCTGAGTTTTATTTATCATTCCTTTCTGCAATTAATGcacaataaaatatactactcaaaaaaagtaatggaagagtttgaaaacaaatcaGATCTCCATGGGGAAAAAACCATGCTGGATATCTATACTGATATATACTGGGTAATGTGTTTGAAATGAAAGGATGTAACATCATTTtatggaaatgaaaattatcAAATTCCAGACAGCTGCCATCAAAGACATCCTGAAAATCACAGTGAAAAAATGCGACAGGCTAGTCCATTTTGCCAAAATTTAATTTTAGCAATTCATAAAAGCACTTGATAGTTTGTGTGAACTTGCATTTTTGAATGCATGCCTGCGAATGTCAGGGCACACTCTTAATGATGGTGTTATGGTGTATCTCCTCCCAGAACTGGACCAGGGCATCCCTGAGCTCCTGGACAATCTGAGGTGCAACCTAGCAGCATCGGATGTGAGGAAACAATGTCCCCAAAGTGTTCTATTTGATCAAAGTAAAGCAAGCGGGGTGGCCAGTCAGTGGTATCAGTTCCTTCATCCTCCATATACTGCCTGAATAAACACGCCATATAAGTCCAGGCATTGTTGCAGGTGGAACCCAGAACCCACTGCACCAGCATAGATTCAAATGATAGGTCAAATGATAGGGTTAAATGATTTCATCCATTGGGATGGAATCATTTGACCTATTGTCAGGGTTTTGTTGCCTAGTCATGATATTAATTACAGGCAGAATAACGTTCTCCCTGAATTCTCCAGACCCTTTAACATGTGTCACATAGGCTCAGGGTCTGCTCTTATCTTTGTAAACCACAGAGTGCCAGTGGGCCTGCCAATTCCAGGATTCTGGGAAATGCCAGTTGGACTCCACAGTGCTGGACAGTGAGTACAGGGCACCCTAGAAGACTTCGGGCCCTCAGACCACCCTCAAATCTTTTTGAGGGTCTCTTTCTCATTGTGGGATCATAGAAATTTACACTAGTTCATTTCGAAGGGCCTTCTACACAGCAAGTATGAGCAACTGGGAAAACACTATTACGGCCCAACCAAAAAAAGAGCAAGCAACAAATACTGAACAAAGGAAAAGTTGAGGAAGAGGTGGTTTGCAAAATGCCTCGCACATCTGCAGCAATGGTGGGTAGACTAAGGCAAGTTAATAATACAAGCTACTGTGTATGGGATTTGCCAATTCAGTGTGTAACAAACTAATGGCTAGTGACAAACACTAGCCATTAGTTTATTTTGTAGGCTCCCTGATCTAATGTTAGCTCAAATGCTTACATGTCATTAGAGCACAGTTTTGTTTAGCTAAACTTAAAATACTCACCAAATCCTTGTTAGCTATCTTGTTAGATTTTGGGGCGCCATTTTCCCTgttgaaaagaaaatgtatcatGTTTGGCAGAGAACTGATTTTTTAGCAAAATAAATGCTAATAATTATCTAATACTTCTCCTATACTAATAGTTTATTGTCTTGTTCACTGACAAACACTAGCCTTAAGTAGTGAAACTGAACAAAACACTGCAATTTCAATGCCATACACACCATCCAGCATTGAGCTGAGCCCTTTAGGTTTTAACaaaagttttgtttgttgttaagTTTGCTTGTTCAAACAGATACAACTAGAGTGTACTCTTTCTTACAGTTAGTAAAGACTATGTTGCGAAGCTGTTGAAATCAGAAATTTCAAAGTGTCACATTTGGCCTACCTGGGATTTAAGGCCTTGAGAAGCCACAAAAAGTCAGGTGTTTtgaagggaaaaaacaaaagattagtGGTATTGTCCAATCTAGTAGCACTTTCTGGATACATGACATGATGAGTTGTTTTGGTTCCAGCATCTGTTTCATAGCCTTTGGTACGCCCTCGATTGATTCTAAATAGTACAGACGGATACATAATTAGTATACATTCTTATGCATACTATGATAATAATTTAAATCACATTAAACATTATTTACATTCGACTTGACTGTGTGATAtcaatttacatttttcttaagattttgtctttgtgtcaaCAACATTGTTATAATTAGATGTGTTTTTCTAAAATGCTTATAATGCTGTTAAATAATTAGTACCTTATTACAATATCATGGGCATCTATCAATGGTCCATAATGTGATCCTCTCAAATTTCCAGAATTCCCCACCACAGCGCAGCTCCTGCAGCGATCAGGTCGAGGTTCTTCAATATCTGCAATTAGTGTTATCGTCTCAAACACACTTTGTAGTGTTTTATTGTAGAAAgtgaagttttcttttttcccctgtaagacctgacaaagaagaagaaagttttGCAGGGTGAGATCACATCTCCATTTCAAAGCTTAAAATCATGCAATAGTGTTAAAGTCATCTAATCAATCAGCCATCTGCCTTATCCAGATAAattcctgctgctgctccttaGCATTCTAGTCTCCCATTTTTTGCCATTTGAAGTTCAAATAGTTTCCTTTTTTCAACCTATTAAAAATTCCACACAGTGACCTTTACTAAAAAATGTATGGATCTGTTACCTTTTAATTACATTGAGACTGCAGCTTCTCTAGTTACAATGGCAACAATCAAAgtattttgggggattttgaAGTGATTTAAAttctagttttattttatttagtcttTTGGTCTATAGTAATCTTTCTCTGTGCTTTTGAGTTTTGAAATCGTTGCTTCTAGTTCTtatttcttagttttgttagttTGCTTTCATGTGCAGTCTGCCCTAGTCTTGCCAGTTTTGTCCCTAGCATCTCTTGTATGAAGtcctgtctttgtgtttgttacCCTTTCTGTCTTTGTATCAAGTCTGTGTTTCTCTTCCCATGTTCTGTTACTTCGCTTCTTATTTTGCCAGTCTCTTGTCTTGTCTTGTGTGAATAGATTCTGTTCACCTTTATCCTTTCTCCCTAACTACTTCatgtatgtatttaagccctcagTTTTCTTTGGTTCCTGGTCACATTCTCTCAATTgctatgtgtttttgtgttggagTTTTTGTTAATTGGAGTTgcaaattttcttttaattggaGTAATGTAtacttttattcttatttattttattttcagtttctgCACTAAAAGatatattgtatttgtaatttTATCTTAAACAACTGCTGTTTTGCTAAAACacccacatttttctttttataaaaaaaaataccactgTAGACAATTAACCGTGTCACATTTAAGTCTTTTAAATCAGCTGCAGTTATATTAATTATAATGTAACTGAGGGTGTAGACCTTTTTTTGTGAGCtcattaaatcttttttttttttttctggagatACATGGTCCTCACTCAATAAAGGGATTGTATAGAACATGATGCTCTGGAGATTAAAtagaaaattaaatatttaagtcCAACCTTAAACATCTACAACATTTATGCTGCTCAATATAACATTGATGgtgaaacattttcttttttttgctgaataattacttttgaaacttaaatactgtaaaattCACCAATAATGCAGTTCTATGTGTAGTGACGTGTTTTCATAGTGTTATATTGCTACTTTATGTCATTGTCTGTAAATGGTAAGTACATTGATAAAGTAttgaaataacacacacacacacacacacacacacacacacacacacacacacacacagattctctctctctctctctcacacacacacacacacacacacacacacacacagcttcatgTTGAGTTTGGTCTTTGgttttcaatttattttttacatgttcATTTTGTAATACATTTACTGTGCCTACTGTATTTTCACTGCAGTGATTTTATGTCGAATTCTTTTTAATCATGTTAAACACTACTTTGAGACATTGCTCACAGCTAAAGAATGTTGAATAAAAATT
This genomic window from Oreochromis aureus strain Israel breed Guangdong unplaced genomic scaffold, ZZ_aureus HiC_scaffold_63, whole genome shotgun sequence contains:
- the LOC120437301 gene encoding CMP-N-acetylneuraminate-beta-galactosamide-alpha-2,3-sialyltransferase 1-like — protein: MSRKHKTSEEDFNWWKVLQGKKENFTFYNKTLQSVFETITLIADIEEPRPDRCRSCAVVGNSGNLRGSHYGPLIDAHDIVIRINRGRTKGYETDAGTKTTHHVMYPESATRLDNTTNLLFFPFKTPDFLWLLKALNPRENGAPKSNKIANKDLVRILHPAFMKYVHEVWLRRKGAYPSTGFLTVVLSLLMCDEVNVFGFGADSEGNWSHYFEILRNKKLKTGGHPGEEEYKMIDKLHKRKKIFFFKGW